One Platichthys flesus chromosome 14, fPlaFle2.1, whole genome shotgun sequence genomic region harbors:
- the bag1 gene encoding BAG family molecular chaperone regulator 1 — protein sequence MSQPTITVTVANGSIKHSITLTVPDEGNGPTVKDLSDALVQTTGVPAASQKLIFKGKSLKDMEESLSTYGIKGGCKLMMIGKRNSPEEEAELKKLKDIEKSVELTAKKLEKVDGELTGLKNGFLAKDLQAEALGKLDNRVKIAAEQFMKILEQIDAMSLPENFNDCKMKKKGLIKTVQDFLAQCDKIEACISDHLTKLQSKNLALAD from the exons ATGTCACAGCCAACCATCACGGTCACTGTTGCAAACG GATCAATTAAGCACAGCATCACGTTAACTGTTCCTGACGAAGGGAATGGTCCAACTGTCAAAGACTTGTCAGATGCTCTCGTTCAAACCACCGGAGTCCCAGCGGCCTCACAGAAACTCATTTTCAAAG GAAAATCGCTGAAGGACATGGAGGAGAGTTTATCCACCTACGGGATAAAAGGAGGCTGCAAGCTCATGATGATTGGAAAGCGG AATAGTCCTGAGGAAGAAGCAGAactgaagaagctgaaggacaTTGAGAAGTCTGTGGAACTAACGGCTAAAAAGCTGGAGAAAGTAGACGGGGAGTTAACTGGACTCAAGAAT GGCTTCCTGGCCAAAGACCTGCAGGCAGAGGCTCTGGGGAAACTAGACAACAGAGTGAAAATAGCAGCTGAGCAGTTCATGAAGATTCTGGAGCAGATAGATGCCATG AGCCTCCCAGAAAACTTCAATGACTGCaaaatgaagaagaagggaCTTATAAAGACAGTGCAG GATTTCCTGGCCCAGTGTGACAAGATCGAGGCCTGTATATCAGATCACCTAACAAAGCTCCAGTCGAAAAACCTTGCCCTGGCAGATTAG
- the myl12.2 gene encoding myosin, light chain 12, genome duplicate 2, which yields MSSKRAKGKNTKKRPQRATSNVFAMFDQSQIQEFKEAFNMIDQNRDGFIDKEDLHDMLASLGKNPTDEYLETMMIEAPGPINFTMFLTMFGEKLNGTDPEDVIRNAFACFDEEGTGVIQEEYLRDLLTTMGDRFTDEEVDELLREAPIDKKGNFNYVAFTRILKHGAKDKDD from the exons ATGTCGAGCAAAAGGGCCAAGGGGAAGAACACCAAGAAGCGTCCTCAGCGCGCTACCTCCAATGTGTTCGCCATGTTTGATCAGTCCCAAATACAGGAGTTCAAGGAGGCTTTCAACATGATCGACCAAAACAGGGACGGGTTCATTGACAAAGAAGACCTTCATGACATGCTGGCCTCATTAG GTAAGAACCCCACAGATGAATACCTGGAGACCATGATGATCGAGGCGCCAGGTCCAATCAACTTCACAATGTTTCTGACCATGTTCGGAGAGAAGCTGAACGGCACAGATCCTGAAGATGTGATCCGCAATGCTTTCGCCTGCTTCGATGAGGAAGGCACAG GTGTGATCCAGGAGGAGTATCTGCGTGACCTGCTGACTACGATGGGCGACAGGTTTACAGATGAAGAAGTGGACGAGCTCTTACGTGAGGCCCCTATCGACAAGAAAGGCAACTTCAACTATGTAGCATTCACACGCATTTTAAAGCACGGTGCAAAGGACAAGGACGATTAG
- the myom1a gene encoding myomesin 1a (skelemin) isoform X1 encodes MSGSLQVMQTQTQMQTQMQTQTQTHMQTQTQTQMQTQTQQHHHQEQHQQHQHQEQHQQHQKQKLQHHFECSCFLNTKASASVSKQSFSSFKSTSRRLQTSVKTEKVQKVQEVQKVQKVQKVQKVQKVQKVQEVQKEQKVHEVDKLSLLRAKRTYLAMDMDKEVIGYVVPVFRANHEMVRGLMEAQEEASEEGINYVAMKNLFVREAHEAVTVKVEKKTRKMQIRESAERVQLSKTMDEWSEFRKKMNPDSLTHLPEFIVKPRGQTVWEGSTVKLHCTVAGWPKPRIAWYKNNVLIDAKAHSEKYTVESNYNMHSLEIKNCDFLDTAQYQVSALNVKGETSFVSTIVVKRFQEEEEAGPLDAKPHGFCAEHGVTFETSIIDKFEVAFGREGETLSLGCTVIVYPTVKKYQPEVVWYRNSVALKNSKWVHSHWSGERATLTLCHLNKEDEGMYTLRVNTKSGFNTYSAYVFVRDADVEVEGVPVAPLDVRCHDANKDYVVVTWKQPAVEGSSSILGYYIDRCEVGTQHWAQCNDTPVKYARFPVTGLVEGRSYTFRVTALNKAGVSRPSRVSEAVVAMDHSDRGRLRAGPLAPWTGMIKFTEEDPTVGFVPGEPSDVVVTEATKSYVVLAWKPPVQRGHEGVMYYIEKCIAGTDTWQRVNTGMPVKSPRFALFDLAEGKSYSFRVRCCNSAGVGEASVSTGEITVGDKLDLPSAPGNPVAIRNTDTSVVVLWGASKDVTHLVGYYIECSVVGSDVWMPCNNKPVKQTRFVCHGLTTGESYVFRTKAVNAAGYSHSSLDSEAVVVQAAIAVPGRPTGVTLLEAVKDFMVLGWTAPANNGGADIRGYFVDYRTVKGNVVGKWHEMNHQALTTTTYKAEDLKENVFYQFQVRAMNMAGVSKASLASASLECKEWTITVPGVPIGLHVLEVRDTSVVVLWEPPAFEGRSPVNGYYLDLKEVGEKGWKAAHEKANKKKYMKITGLKAGASYVFTVRAQNLAGVGKASAVLGPVPAQTRPGTKEIYVDVDDDGIISMVFECSEMSESSEFIWSKNYKTITDSSRLTVVNEQGRSRAIFNSPSLEDLGTFSCVVTNTEGISSSYTLTEEGLKRFLDISHEHKFPVIPFKNEMSMELLEKGCVRFWTQLEKCSSACEVEYVFNDVLVTQGKKYSMNFDKSTGIIEMFMDSLEVTDEGTFTFNLVDGKAKGTTSLVLIGDEFRELQRKSEFERAEWVRKQGPHFVEYLGFTVTPECNVLLRCKIGNVKAETEITWYKDKIEIADDDDDAQKIERQEGELTFNIGKWIIKQEKQKEREGKKPPADDVPPPPRSKISKADAGIYEVHLRDDRGKDKSLFNLTDAGYQTVMNELFRVIANSSCEIKVLSTEHGIVLHSEVTYHHEELRVGWLQKDTKIAASERVKSGFTGEQLWLNINEPTEKDKGKYTMDIFDGKDGVKRVFELTGQAWEEAFEEFQRLKAAAIAERNRARVVGGLPDVVAIQEGKSLNLTGNVWGEPLPEVCWTKNERELVSDNHIKLTLEHGKFASIAIDCVTTADSGKYALQVKNKYGKEAGEFTVSVYNPDEENKEEKKD; translated from the exons ATGTCAGGATCTTTACAAGTGATGCAGACGCAGACGCAGATGCAGACGCAGATGCAGACGCAGACGCAGACGCATATGCAGACGCAGACGCAGACGCAGATGCAGACGCAGacgcagcagcatcatcatcaagagcagcatcagcagcatcagcatcaagagcagcatcagcagcatcagaagcagaagctgcagcaccACTTTGAATGCAGCTGTTTCCTCAACACCAAGGCGTCAGCGTCTGTTAGCAAACAGTCGTTCAGCTCGTTCAAGTCCACCAGCCGGCG CCTTCAGACCTCTGTGAAGACAGAGAAGGTGCAGAAGGTGCAGGAGGTGCAGAAGGTGCAGAAGGTGCAGAAGGTGCAGAAGGTGCAGAAGGTGCAAAAGGTGCAGGAGGTGCAGAAGGAGCAGAAGGTGCATGAGGTGGATAAACTGAGCTTGTTGAGAGCCAAACGCACCTACCTGGCGATGGACATGGACAAAGAAGTTATCGGCTATGTCGTACCTGTATTTCGAGCCAA TCATGAAATGGTTCGGGGTCTGATGGAGGCCCAGGAGGAGGCTTCGGAGGAGGGGATCAACTATGTGGCCATGAAGAACCTGTTCGTCAGGGAGGCCCACGAGGCTGTGACCGTGAAAGTGGAGAAGAAGACCagaaaaatgcaaatcaggGAATCTGCTGAGCGTGTGCAGCTGAGCAAGACG ATGGACGAGTGGTCAGAGTTCCGTAAGAAAATGAACCCAGACAGCCTCACACACCTTCCGGAGTTCATTGTGAAGCCCCGTGGACAGACGGTCTGGGAGGGCAGCACCGTCAAGCTGCACTGCACCGTGGCCGGGTGGCCCAAACCCAGGATCGCTTG GTACAAAAACAATGTGCTCATTGATGCCAAGGCCCATTCCGAGAAGTACACCGTGGAGAGCAATTACAACATGCACTCCCTGGAGATCAAGAA CTGTGATTTCCTCGACACTGCTCAGTATCAGGTTTCTGCGCTCAACGTGAAAGGAGAAACATCCTTTGTGTCCACCATTGTCGTCAAAA ggttccaggaagaagaggaagcaggtcCACTCGATGCTAAACCAC ATGGTTTCTGCGCTGAGCACGGTGTCACCTTCGAGACCTCCATCATTGACAAATTTGAAGTGGCCTTTGGCCGCGAGGGCGAGACCCTGAGTCTGGGCTGCACCGTCATCGTTTATCCCACTGTGAAGAAATACCAGCCTGAAGTCGTGTGGTACAGGAACT CCGTCGCCCTGAAGAACTCCAAATGGGTCCACTCCCACTGGTCCGGTGAGCGTGCCACTCTCACTCTCTGCCACCTCAACAAGGAAGATGAGGGCATGTACACCCTGCGCGTCAACACCAAATCTGGATTCAACACATACTCTGCTTATGTGTTTGTCAGAG ATGCCgatgtggaggtggagggggttcCCGTGGCCCCCCTGGATGTGCGCTGTCATGACGCCAACAAGGATTATGTGGTGGTGACCTGGAAGCAGCCAGCGGTGGAGGGCAGCAGCTCCATCCTGGGATACTACATCGACAG GTGTGAGGTGGGCACCCAGCACTGGGCTCAGTGCAATGACACCCCGGTGAAGTACGCCCGCTTCCCCGTCACGGGGCTGGTGGAGGGCCGCTCCTACACCTTCAGGGTGACGGCCCTGAACAAGGCAGGAGTCAGCCGTCCGTCCCGTGTCTCCGAGGCCGTGGTGGCCATGGATCACTCTGACAGAGGTCGCCTCAGAG ctgGTCCCTTAGCTCCCTGGACTGGGATGATCAAGTTTACCGAGGAGGATCCCACTG TGGGCTTCGTCCCTGGAGAACCCTCGGATGTTGTGGTTACTGAGGCGACCAAGAGCTATGTGGTGCTCGCCTGGAAGCCCCCAGTCCAGAGAGGTCATGAAGGAGTCATGTATTATATTGAGAAG TGTATTGCAGGAACAGACACCTGGCAGAGGGTGAACACCGGTATGCCAGTCAAGTCTCCCCGCTTTGCCTTGTTTGACCTGGCCGAGGGAAAGTCCTACAGCTTCCGTGTGCGCTGCTGCAACTCGGCTGGCGTGGGCGAGGCCTCCGTCTCCACAGGAGAGATCACAGTGGGAGATAAACTGG ACCTGCCCAGCGCTCCGGGAAACCCAGTGGCCATCAGGAACACCGACACCTCAGTAGTTGTCCTATGGGGGGCCTCAAAAGATGTCACACACCTGGTTGGGTACTATATTGAGTGTAGCGTGGTCGGCTCGGATGTCTGGATGCCATGCAACAACAAACCTGTCAAGCAGACCAG GTTTGTGTGCCATGGCCTGACCACTGGAGAAAGCTACGTTTTCAGGACGAAGGCAGTGAATGCTGCTGGATACAGCCACAGCTCCCTGGATTCTGAGGCTGTGGTTGTGCAGGCTGCCATCG CCGTCCCTGGCAGGCCCACTGGTGTGACCTTGCTGGAGGCCGTCAAGGACTTCATGGTTCTGGGCTGGACCGCACCTGCTAACAATGGAGGGGCTGATATCAGGGGGTACTTTGTGGACTACAGGACTGTGAAGGGAAACGTTGTGGGGAAATGGCATGAGATGAACCACCAAGCTTTGACTACAACCACCTACAAA GCTGAGGACCTGAAGGAGAACGTCTTCTACCAGTTCCAGGTCCGCGCTATGAACATGGCGGGTGTGAGCAAAGCCTCTCTGGCTAGTGCATCTCTGGAGTGCAAGGAATGGACCATTACTGTGCCag GTGTTCCCATTGGTCTCCACGTGCTGGAGGTCCGTGACACCTCCGTCGTGGTCCTGTGGGAGCCGCCTGCATTCGAGGGCCGCTCTCCTGTCAACGGGTATTACTTGGATCTCAAGGAGGTTGGAGAGAAGGGCTGGAAGGCTGCCCACGAGAAGGCTAACAAGAAGAAATACATGAAG ATTACCGGGCTGAAAGCTGGTGCATCCTACGTCTTCACTGTGCGCGCTCAAAATCTGGCTGGAGTCGGAAAGGCATCGGCTGTTCTGGGTCCGGTCCCGGCCCAGACCCGCCCTG GCACCAAAGAGATTTATGTGGACGTCGATGATGACGGCATCATCTCGATGGTCTTCGAATGCTCCGAGATGAGTGAAAGCTCCGAGTTTATTTGGTCCAAGAATTACAAAACCATTACAGACTCCTCACGGCTGACTGTTGTCAATGAACAGGGCAG GTCCAGAGCCATCTTCAACAGCCCCTCCCTGGAGGATCTGGGAACCTTCTCCTGTGTGGTCACCAACACTGAGGGCATCTCCTCCAGCTACACACTCACCGAGGAGG GTCTCAAGCGTTTCCTGGACATCAGCCACGAACACAAGTTCCCCG TTATTCCCTTCAAGAATGAGATGTCCATGGAGTTGCTGGAGAAGGGTTGCGTGCGATTCTGGACTCAGTTGGAGAAATGCAGCTCTGCCTGCGAAGTGGAGTACGTCTTCAACGACGTCCTCGTTACTCAGGGAAAG AAATACTCAATGAACTTTGACAAGTCCACCGGCATCATTGAAATGTTCATGGACTCTCTGGAGGTCACCGATGAGGGAACGTTCACCTTTAACCTGGTGGATGGAAAGGCCAAGGGGACAACCAGCCTGGTGCTCATTGGAGATG AATTCAGGGAGCTTCAAAGAAAATCAGAATTTGAGAGGGCAGAATGGGTCCGGAAACAAG GTCCTCACTTTGTCGAGTACCTTGGCTTTACTGTCACTCCAGAATGTAATGTGCTGTTGAGATGCAAG ATCGGAAATGTCAAAGCCGAGACCGAGATCACCTGGTACAAGGACAAAATTGAGATtgcagatgatgatgacgatgccCAGAAGATCGAGAGACAGGAGGGCGAATTGACCTTTAATATCGGAAAG TGGATAATTAAgcaagagaaacagaaagaaagagaaggaaaaaagccGCCTGCGGATGACGTTCCTCCACCACCAAGATCCAAA ATCTCCAAAGCGGATGCCGGTATTTATGAGGTACATCTGAGGGACGACAGAGGCAAAGATAAGAGCCTCTTCAATCTGACAGACGCAG GATATCAGACTGTAATGAATGAGCTGTTCAGGGTTATTG CCAACTCCTCCTGTGAAATTAAAGTCCTCAGCACTGAACACGGTATCGTCCTCCACTCCGAGGTTACATATCACCATGAGGAACTGCGTGTTGGTTGGCTCCAAAA AGATACAAAGATCGCCGCCTCCGAGAGAGTTAAGTCCGGATTCACAGGAGAGCAGCTCTGGCTTAACATCAATGAGCCAACTGAGAAGGACAAGGGCAAATACACCATGGACATCTTTGATGGCAAGGACGGAGTCAAGAGAGTCTTTGAGCTGACTGGCCAGG CTTGGGAAGAGGCATTTGAAGAATTCCAGAGGCTCAA GGCGGCAGCAATTGCAGAAAGAA ACCGCGCTCGTGTTGTTGGAGGCTTACCAGATGTGGTTGCAATCCAAGAGGGCAAG tcccTGAACCTGACCGGCAACGTCTGGGGTGAGCCCTTACCCGAGGTGTGCTGGACCAAGAACGAGAGGGAGCTTGTATCTGATAACCACATCAAGCTCACGTTGGAGCATGGGAAGTTTGCCAGCATCGCGATCGACTGCGTCACCACGGCTGACTCTGGCAAATACGCCCTCCAGGTCAAGAACAAGTACGGAAAGGAAGCTGGCGAGTTCACTGTCAGTGTCTACAACCCAGACGAGGAGAataaggaggagaagaaagactAA
- the myom1a gene encoding myomesin 1a (skelemin) isoform X2: MSGSLQVMQTQTQMQTQMQTQTQTHMQTQTQTQMQTQTQQHHHQEQHQQHQHQEQHQQHQKQKLQHHFECSCFLNTKASASVSKQSFSSFKSTSRRLQTSVKTEKVQKVQEVQKVQKVQKVQKVQKVQKVQEVQKEQKVHEVDKLSLLRAKRTYLAMDMDKEVIGYVVPVFRANHEMVRGLMEAQEEASEEGINYVAMKNLFVREAHEAVTVKVEKKTRKMQIRESAERVQLSKTMDEWSEFRKKMNPDSLTHLPEFIVKPRGQTVWEGSTVKLHCTVAGWPKPRIAWYKNNVLIDAKAHSEKYTVESNYNMHSLEIKNCDFLDTAQYQVSALNVKGETSFVSTIVVKRFQEEEEAGPLDAKPHGFCAEHGVTFETSIIDKFEVAFGREGETLSLGCTVIVYPTVKKYQPEVVWYRNSVALKNSKWVHSHWSGERATLTLCHLNKEDEGMYTLRVNTKSGFNTYSAYVFVRDADVEVEGVPVAPLDVRCHDANKDYVVVTWKQPAVEGSSSILGYYIDRCEVGTQHWAQCNDTPVKYARFPVTGLVEGRSYTFRVTALNKAGVSRPSRVSEAVVAMDHSDRGRLRAGPLAPWTGMIKFTEEDPTVGFVPGEPSDVVVTEATKSYVVLAWKPPVQRGHEGVMYYIEKCIAGTDTWQRVNTGMPVKSPRFALFDLAEGKSYSFRVRCCNSAGVGEASVSTGEITVGDKLDLPSAPGNPVAIRNTDTSVVVLWGASKDVTHLVGYYIECSVVGSDVWMPCNNKPVKQTRFVCHGLTTGESYVFRTKAVNAAGYSHSSLDSEAVVVQAAIAVPGRPTGVTLLEAVKDFMVLGWTAPANNGGADIRGYFVDYRTVKGNVVGKWHEMNHQALTTTTYKAEDLKENVFYQFQVRAMNMAGVSKASLASASLECKEWTITVPGVPIGLHVLEVRDTSVVVLWEPPAFEGRSPVNGYYLDLKEVGEKGWKAAHEKANKKKYMKITGLKAGASYVFTVRAQNLAGVGKASAVLGPVPAQTRPGTKEIYVDVDDDGIISMVFECSEMSESSEFIWSKNYKTITDSSRLTVVNEQGRSRAIFNSPSLEDLGTFSCVVTNTEGISSSYTLTEEGLKRFLDISHEHKFPVIPFKNEMSMELLEKGCVRFWTQLEKCSSACEVEYVFNDVLVTQGKKYSMNFDKSTGIIEMFMDSLEVTDEGTFTFNLVDGKAKGTTSLVLIGDEFRELQRKSEFERAEWVRKQGPHFVEYLGFTVTPECNVLLRCKIGNVKAETEITWYKDKIEIADDDDDAQKIERQEGELTFNIGKISKADAGIYEVHLRDDRGKDKSLFNLTDAGYQTVMNELFRVIANSSCEIKVLSTEHGIVLHSEVTYHHEELRVGWLQKDTKIAASERVKSGFTGEQLWLNINEPTEKDKGKYTMDIFDGKDGVKRVFELTGQAWEEAFEEFQRLKAAAIAERNRARVVGGLPDVVAIQEGKSLNLTGNVWGEPLPEVCWTKNERELVSDNHIKLTLEHGKFASIAIDCVTTADSGKYALQVKNKYGKEAGEFTVSVYNPDEENKEEKKD; the protein is encoded by the exons ATGTCAGGATCTTTACAAGTGATGCAGACGCAGACGCAGATGCAGACGCAGATGCAGACGCAGACGCAGACGCATATGCAGACGCAGACGCAGACGCAGATGCAGACGCAGacgcagcagcatcatcatcaagagcagcatcagcagcatcagcatcaagagcagcatcagcagcatcagaagcagaagctgcagcaccACTTTGAATGCAGCTGTTTCCTCAACACCAAGGCGTCAGCGTCTGTTAGCAAACAGTCGTTCAGCTCGTTCAAGTCCACCAGCCGGCG CCTTCAGACCTCTGTGAAGACAGAGAAGGTGCAGAAGGTGCAGGAGGTGCAGAAGGTGCAGAAGGTGCAGAAGGTGCAGAAGGTGCAGAAGGTGCAAAAGGTGCAGGAGGTGCAGAAGGAGCAGAAGGTGCATGAGGTGGATAAACTGAGCTTGTTGAGAGCCAAACGCACCTACCTGGCGATGGACATGGACAAAGAAGTTATCGGCTATGTCGTACCTGTATTTCGAGCCAA TCATGAAATGGTTCGGGGTCTGATGGAGGCCCAGGAGGAGGCTTCGGAGGAGGGGATCAACTATGTGGCCATGAAGAACCTGTTCGTCAGGGAGGCCCACGAGGCTGTGACCGTGAAAGTGGAGAAGAAGACCagaaaaatgcaaatcaggGAATCTGCTGAGCGTGTGCAGCTGAGCAAGACG ATGGACGAGTGGTCAGAGTTCCGTAAGAAAATGAACCCAGACAGCCTCACACACCTTCCGGAGTTCATTGTGAAGCCCCGTGGACAGACGGTCTGGGAGGGCAGCACCGTCAAGCTGCACTGCACCGTGGCCGGGTGGCCCAAACCCAGGATCGCTTG GTACAAAAACAATGTGCTCATTGATGCCAAGGCCCATTCCGAGAAGTACACCGTGGAGAGCAATTACAACATGCACTCCCTGGAGATCAAGAA CTGTGATTTCCTCGACACTGCTCAGTATCAGGTTTCTGCGCTCAACGTGAAAGGAGAAACATCCTTTGTGTCCACCATTGTCGTCAAAA ggttccaggaagaagaggaagcaggtcCACTCGATGCTAAACCAC ATGGTTTCTGCGCTGAGCACGGTGTCACCTTCGAGACCTCCATCATTGACAAATTTGAAGTGGCCTTTGGCCGCGAGGGCGAGACCCTGAGTCTGGGCTGCACCGTCATCGTTTATCCCACTGTGAAGAAATACCAGCCTGAAGTCGTGTGGTACAGGAACT CCGTCGCCCTGAAGAACTCCAAATGGGTCCACTCCCACTGGTCCGGTGAGCGTGCCACTCTCACTCTCTGCCACCTCAACAAGGAAGATGAGGGCATGTACACCCTGCGCGTCAACACCAAATCTGGATTCAACACATACTCTGCTTATGTGTTTGTCAGAG ATGCCgatgtggaggtggagggggttcCCGTGGCCCCCCTGGATGTGCGCTGTCATGACGCCAACAAGGATTATGTGGTGGTGACCTGGAAGCAGCCAGCGGTGGAGGGCAGCAGCTCCATCCTGGGATACTACATCGACAG GTGTGAGGTGGGCACCCAGCACTGGGCTCAGTGCAATGACACCCCGGTGAAGTACGCCCGCTTCCCCGTCACGGGGCTGGTGGAGGGCCGCTCCTACACCTTCAGGGTGACGGCCCTGAACAAGGCAGGAGTCAGCCGTCCGTCCCGTGTCTCCGAGGCCGTGGTGGCCATGGATCACTCTGACAGAGGTCGCCTCAGAG ctgGTCCCTTAGCTCCCTGGACTGGGATGATCAAGTTTACCGAGGAGGATCCCACTG TGGGCTTCGTCCCTGGAGAACCCTCGGATGTTGTGGTTACTGAGGCGACCAAGAGCTATGTGGTGCTCGCCTGGAAGCCCCCAGTCCAGAGAGGTCATGAAGGAGTCATGTATTATATTGAGAAG TGTATTGCAGGAACAGACACCTGGCAGAGGGTGAACACCGGTATGCCAGTCAAGTCTCCCCGCTTTGCCTTGTTTGACCTGGCCGAGGGAAAGTCCTACAGCTTCCGTGTGCGCTGCTGCAACTCGGCTGGCGTGGGCGAGGCCTCCGTCTCCACAGGAGAGATCACAGTGGGAGATAAACTGG ACCTGCCCAGCGCTCCGGGAAACCCAGTGGCCATCAGGAACACCGACACCTCAGTAGTTGTCCTATGGGGGGCCTCAAAAGATGTCACACACCTGGTTGGGTACTATATTGAGTGTAGCGTGGTCGGCTCGGATGTCTGGATGCCATGCAACAACAAACCTGTCAAGCAGACCAG GTTTGTGTGCCATGGCCTGACCACTGGAGAAAGCTACGTTTTCAGGACGAAGGCAGTGAATGCTGCTGGATACAGCCACAGCTCCCTGGATTCTGAGGCTGTGGTTGTGCAGGCTGCCATCG CCGTCCCTGGCAGGCCCACTGGTGTGACCTTGCTGGAGGCCGTCAAGGACTTCATGGTTCTGGGCTGGACCGCACCTGCTAACAATGGAGGGGCTGATATCAGGGGGTACTTTGTGGACTACAGGACTGTGAAGGGAAACGTTGTGGGGAAATGGCATGAGATGAACCACCAAGCTTTGACTACAACCACCTACAAA GCTGAGGACCTGAAGGAGAACGTCTTCTACCAGTTCCAGGTCCGCGCTATGAACATGGCGGGTGTGAGCAAAGCCTCTCTGGCTAGTGCATCTCTGGAGTGCAAGGAATGGACCATTACTGTGCCag GTGTTCCCATTGGTCTCCACGTGCTGGAGGTCCGTGACACCTCCGTCGTGGTCCTGTGGGAGCCGCCTGCATTCGAGGGCCGCTCTCCTGTCAACGGGTATTACTTGGATCTCAAGGAGGTTGGAGAGAAGGGCTGGAAGGCTGCCCACGAGAAGGCTAACAAGAAGAAATACATGAAG ATTACCGGGCTGAAAGCTGGTGCATCCTACGTCTTCACTGTGCGCGCTCAAAATCTGGCTGGAGTCGGAAAGGCATCGGCTGTTCTGGGTCCGGTCCCGGCCCAGACCCGCCCTG GCACCAAAGAGATTTATGTGGACGTCGATGATGACGGCATCATCTCGATGGTCTTCGAATGCTCCGAGATGAGTGAAAGCTCCGAGTTTATTTGGTCCAAGAATTACAAAACCATTACAGACTCCTCACGGCTGACTGTTGTCAATGAACAGGGCAG GTCCAGAGCCATCTTCAACAGCCCCTCCCTGGAGGATCTGGGAACCTTCTCCTGTGTGGTCACCAACACTGAGGGCATCTCCTCCAGCTACACACTCACCGAGGAGG GTCTCAAGCGTTTCCTGGACATCAGCCACGAACACAAGTTCCCCG TTATTCCCTTCAAGAATGAGATGTCCATGGAGTTGCTGGAGAAGGGTTGCGTGCGATTCTGGACTCAGTTGGAGAAATGCAGCTCTGCCTGCGAAGTGGAGTACGTCTTCAACGACGTCCTCGTTACTCAGGGAAAG AAATACTCAATGAACTTTGACAAGTCCACCGGCATCATTGAAATGTTCATGGACTCTCTGGAGGTCACCGATGAGGGAACGTTCACCTTTAACCTGGTGGATGGAAAGGCCAAGGGGACAACCAGCCTGGTGCTCATTGGAGATG AATTCAGGGAGCTTCAAAGAAAATCAGAATTTGAGAGGGCAGAATGGGTCCGGAAACAAG GTCCTCACTTTGTCGAGTACCTTGGCTTTACTGTCACTCCAGAATGTAATGTGCTGTTGAGATGCAAG ATCGGAAATGTCAAAGCCGAGACCGAGATCACCTGGTACAAGGACAAAATTGAGATtgcagatgatgatgacgatgccCAGAAGATCGAGAGACAGGAGGGCGAATTGACCTTTAATATCGGAAAG ATCTCCAAAGCGGATGCCGGTATTTATGAGGTACATCTGAGGGACGACAGAGGCAAAGATAAGAGCCTCTTCAATCTGACAGACGCAG GATATCAGACTGTAATGAATGAGCTGTTCAGGGTTATTG CCAACTCCTCCTGTGAAATTAAAGTCCTCAGCACTGAACACGGTATCGTCCTCCACTCCGAGGTTACATATCACCATGAGGAACTGCGTGTTGGTTGGCTCCAAAA AGATACAAAGATCGCCGCCTCCGAGAGAGTTAAGTCCGGATTCACAGGAGAGCAGCTCTGGCTTAACATCAATGAGCCAACTGAGAAGGACAAGGGCAAATACACCATGGACATCTTTGATGGCAAGGACGGAGTCAAGAGAGTCTTTGAGCTGACTGGCCAGG CTTGGGAAGAGGCATTTGAAGAATTCCAGAGGCTCAA GGCGGCAGCAATTGCAGAAAGAA ACCGCGCTCGTGTTGTTGGAGGCTTACCAGATGTGGTTGCAATCCAAGAGGGCAAG tcccTGAACCTGACCGGCAACGTCTGGGGTGAGCCCTTACCCGAGGTGTGCTGGACCAAGAACGAGAGGGAGCTTGTATCTGATAACCACATCAAGCTCACGTTGGAGCATGGGAAGTTTGCCAGCATCGCGATCGACTGCGTCACCACGGCTGACTCTGGCAAATACGCCCTCCAGGTCAAGAACAAGTACGGAAAGGAAGCTGGCGAGTTCACTGTCAGTGTCTACAACCCAGACGAGGAGAataaggaggagaagaaagactAA